One window from the genome of Rhodobacteraceae bacterium S2214 encodes:
- a CDS encoding AEC family transporter: protein MNLALTVLNITAPVFLLAAVGFAWVKMGFEYRVEFVTRLAMTLSVPCLIFVALMKTEIDPEALATLTLASLVAYTLVAIAFLIVVKVCKLDMQTFLAPLIFGNTGNLGLPLALFAFGEVGLGYAVVVFAVMAILSFTVGIWLVSGGGSLTKVVKEPLVAATLLGALFLWNGWETPEFLTNALELIGQMAIPIMLITLGVAVARLETKAMTQAVILSVVKVGVCAGAAWWAATWFGLSPVAAAVLIVQVSTPVAVTSYMLAEKYGADAQPVAGLVVASTVLSVISLPLILAFVI from the coding sequence GTGAACCTTGCACTGACAGTCCTGAACATCACTGCCCCCGTCTTTCTTCTTGCCGCTGTCGGCTTTGCATGGGTCAAGATGGGGTTTGAATACCGCGTAGAGTTTGTAACCCGCCTTGCGATGACACTTTCGGTACCTTGTTTGATCTTTGTGGCGTTAATGAAGACCGAGATCGACCCAGAGGCATTGGCCACGCTGACATTGGCCAGCCTTGTCGCCTACACGCTTGTTGCTATTGCCTTTTTAATCGTCGTGAAGGTTTGCAAGCTGGACATGCAGACCTTCCTTGCCCCGTTGATATTCGGGAACACCGGCAACCTTGGCTTACCGCTTGCCTTGTTCGCTTTTGGTGAGGTCGGGTTGGGTTACGCGGTGGTGGTTTTCGCCGTCATGGCGATCCTGTCGTTCACGGTCGGCATTTGGTTGGTGTCTGGCGGCGGGTCGTTAACCAAGGTTGTAAAAGAACCGCTCGTTGCCGCCACGTTACTTGGCGCGTTGTTCCTGTGGAACGGTTGGGAGACCCCAGAATTCTTAACAAACGCGCTGGAACTGATTGGCCAAATGGCGATTCCGATCATGCTGATTACGCTTGGGGTTGCCGTTGCGCGGCTAGAGACGAAGGCGATGACGCAGGCCGTAATCTTGTCCGTCGTGAAGGTCGGCGTTTGTGCGGGTGCTGCATGGTGGGCTGCGACGTGGTTCGGGCTGTCCCCCGTGGCGGCAGCCGTTCTGATCGTGCAGGTCTCTACCCCTGTTGCGGTTACATCCTACATGCTGGCCGAAAAATACGGGGCCGATGCCCAGCCTGTCGCGGGATTGGTCGTCGCATCAACGGTGCTTTCTGTGATCAGTTTACCGCTCATCCTTGCATTTGTGATCTAA
- a CDS encoding GFA family protein, producing the protein MVTGQCECGAVKFETATVRPEVTFCHCSQCRRMSGHLWASTHVPFSAVTFTNDAGLAWYASSDWAERGFCNTCGSTLFYRLTGKDDLGIAAGCLDDDAGLKPGKHIFVADKGNYYEIAGDAPQLDTH; encoded by the coding sequence ATGGTAACAGGTCAGTGCGAATGTGGTGCGGTGAAGTTTGAAACTGCGACCGTGCGTCCGGAAGTGACATTTTGCCATTGCAGCCAATGTCGCCGGATGTCCGGCCACCTTTGGGCATCAACCCATGTGCCGTTCAGCGCCGTTACCTTCACGAATGACGCGGGCCTTGCATGGTACGCGTCATCTGATTGGGCCGAACGTGGCTTCTGCAACACCTGCGGGTCCACCTTGTTTTACCGCCTGACCGGCAAAGACGATCTCGGGATCGCGGCAGGCTGTTTGGACGATGATGCAGGGCTAAAGCCCGGCAAACACATCTTTGTCGCTGACAAAGGCAATTATTATGAAATCGCGGGCGATGCGCCCCAACTGGATACACACTAG
- the hspQ gene encoding heat shock protein HspQ: MFKTRAKYHLGQVVRHRKHPFRGVVFDVDAMFSNTDAWYEAIPEDSRPEKGQPFYHLLAENDQSYYVAYVSEQNLVADYSGQPVEHPDLDDLFGPFEDGHYPLQVQMN, encoded by the coding sequence ATGTTTAAGACGCGTGCAAAATATCATTTGGGACAAGTTGTCCGTCATCGCAAACATCCGTTTCGCGGTGTTGTTTTTGATGTCGATGCAATGTTTTCAAACACCGACGCTTGGTACGAAGCGATCCCAGAAGACAGTCGTCCGGAAAAAGGGCAACCGTTCTACCATCTTTTGGCTGAGAACGATCAAAGCTACTACGTGGCTTATGTGTCCGAACAAAACCTTGTCGCCGACTACTCTGGCCAACCGGTAGAACACCCTGATCTCGACGATCTGTTTGGTCCCTTCGAAGATGGGCACTACCCGCTTCAGGTGCAAATGAACTAA
- a CDS encoding lytic transglycosylase, which produces MSSFFRAMVLLVLLGSCSSGYGTAPRDLDNACAIVNERPEYLRAFKATQRKWGVPVPTIMAMIYQESKFISNNRPPHQYALGVIPIGRQSSALGYSQALDGTWEEYQDQEGGRGADRESIRDATDFMGWYMTATVRETGVPLGDTRNQYLAYHDGRSGYLRGTWRRKPWLIRIAGEVARRATTYEAQLRSCGKI; this is translated from the coding sequence ATGAGCAGTTTCTTCCGCGCAATGGTACTTTTAGTTCTGCTAGGCAGCTGTTCCTCTGGATACGGCACGGCCCCGCGTGATCTTGATAATGCATGTGCTATTGTGAACGAACGACCCGAATACCTGCGGGCATTTAAGGCAACCCAACGCAAATGGGGTGTGCCTGTTCCGACGATCATGGCGATGATCTACCAAGAGAGTAAGTTCATTTCGAACAACCGTCCGCCGCATCAATATGCGTTGGGTGTGATCCCGATTGGACGGCAGTCTTCTGCACTGGGTTATTCCCAAGCGCTTGATGGCACGTGGGAAGAATACCAAGACCAAGAAGGAGGGCGCGGCGCTGACCGTGAAAGCATCCGTGATGCGACCGATTTTATGGGCTGGTATATGACCGCAACGGTCCGCGAAACTGGCGTGCCATTGGGTGACACGCGCAATCAGTATCTGGCCTACCACGATGGGCGGTCCGGGTATCTGCGCGGCACATGGCGGCGCAAACCGTGGCTGATCCGGATCGCGGGCGAAGTGGCACGACGCGCCACGACCTATGAGGCCCAGCTGCGATCCTGCGGCAAGATTTAA
- a CDS encoding outer membrane lipoprotein carrier protein LolA, producing the protein MKRRDFLSIGVAALATPALVTSASAQQLSLGEVSGYLNRLVTAQGGFTQINGDGTLSTGQIFIKRPGRIRFEYNAPDNSLMIAGGGQVAIFDPRSNTAPDRYPLNQTPLSIILEQNVDLGRRRMVTGHTSDGTSTTVTAQDPDHPEYGNIQLVFTANPVELRQWVVTDDTGGQTTVILNDVVPGAGIAESKFNIVSEMRRRGFE; encoded by the coding sequence ATGAAACGACGTGATTTTCTGTCCATTGGTGTTGCAGCACTTGCGACCCCCGCCTTAGTGACCTCTGCCTCTGCGCAGCAATTGTCATTGGGTGAAGTGTCCGGATATCTGAACCGTCTTGTGACTGCTCAGGGTGGTTTTACCCAGATCAATGGCGATGGTACGCTGTCCACGGGCCAGATTTTTATCAAACGGCCGGGTCGTATCCGGTTCGAATACAACGCGCCGGACAATTCTTTGATGATTGCTGGCGGTGGTCAGGTGGCGATCTTTGATCCGCGGTCGAACACGGCACCGGATCGGTATCCGCTGAACCAGACACCGCTCAGCATTATTCTGGAACAGAACGTTGATCTTGGTCGCCGCCGCATGGTGACGGGCCATACGTCCGACGGCACATCCACGACCGTGACCGCGCAAGACCCCGATCATCCGGAATACGGCAACATCCAGCTGGTGTTTACGGCGAACCCTGTTGAGCTGCGTCAGTGGGTTGTGACCGATGATACCGGTGGTCAGACGACAGTGATCCTGAACGACGTGGTGCCGGGTGCGGGTATCGCTGAATCAAAGTTCAACATTGTCAGCGAAATGCGCCGTCGCGGTTTTGAATAA
- a CDS encoding GAF domain-containing protein: MQADYDTLSKTIASLTEGETDTVALMATIACELHHSDDRFDWTGFYRVTAPEMLKIGPYQGGHGCLQIPFSRGVCGAAARTGETQLVDDVDAFPGHIACASATRSEVVLPVKNKAGDVIAVLDIDSNQPAAFTAADATALQAILDATFAR; the protein is encoded by the coding sequence ATGCAAGCAGACTACGACACTCTTTCCAAAACCATCGCATCCTTGACCGAAGGCGAAACCGACACCGTGGCCCTCATGGCAACGATTGCCTGCGAACTGCATCACAGCGACGACCGTTTCGACTGGACCGGATTTTACCGCGTCACAGCGCCCGAAATGCTCAAGATCGGACCGTACCAAGGTGGGCACGGCTGTTTGCAGATCCCGTTTTCACGGGGCGTTTGTGGGGCTGCGGCGCGGACAGGTGAAACCCAATTGGTCGACGATGTTGACGCCTTTCCAGGGCACATCGCCTGCGCGTCGGCCACGCGGTCAGAAGTCGTTCTTCCCGTTAAAAACAAAGCGGGCGATGTGATTGCGGTTCTGGATATCGACAGCAATCAACCGGCGGCTTTCACAGCCGCTGATGCGACCGCGCTACAGGCGATACTGGACGCCACTTTCGCGCGCTAA
- a CDS encoding gamma-glutamyltransferase family protein gives MRDFSTPGRSAVFASNGMCATSHPLAAKVAVQILEAGGNAVDAAIAGAVLLGICEPQMTGIGGDCFVLLTPPGEDRVIALNGSGRAPAGLDAAKLRDQGHSTVPLRGPEAVTVPGAIDAFCTLSRDFGKIGLKASLAPAIHYAEAGVPVAPRVAFDWNLLQGDLQGVARDQYLIDDKAPVAGQMFRSPQQAEVLRRIAMDGREGFYEGEVAEDMVASLNALGGTHTLDDFAAVSSDYTDPIGGGYGGLDLYEHPPNGQGATAILILNILKHFDLKAMEPLGALRAHIEAEATKLAYDTRNRVIADPDHTARLAHMLSPDTAAKLASLIDPKRALPASLPGAEAVHKDTVYITVVDKDRMSVSLIYSIFHGFGSGLASDKFGILFQNRGAGFTLDEGHPNEALGGKRPMHTIIPGLLCRNGKPYMPFGVMGGAYQPTGHARFISNMRDYGMDMQAAMDAPRCFAEAGELRMESTYGDAVRQELTDMGHVVVTPPGPMGGSQAIAIHDSGVLEGASDPRKDGIALGY, from the coding sequence ATGCGCGATTTTTCGACACCGGGCCGGTCGGCCGTATTTGCAAGCAACGGTATGTGCGCCACGTCGCATCCGCTGGCCGCGAAGGTTGCTGTGCAGATTCTAGAGGCGGGCGGAAACGCCGTTGATGCCGCGATTGCTGGCGCTGTTCTACTCGGGATTTGCGAACCGCAGATGACGGGGATCGGTGGCGATTGTTTCGTGCTGTTGACCCCACCGGGTGAAGACCGCGTGATTGCGCTGAATGGATCGGGTCGTGCGCCTGCCGGACTGGACGCCGCGAAACTGCGTGATCAGGGGCATTCGACCGTGCCATTGCGTGGGCCAGAAGCCGTCACAGTACCGGGTGCAATTGATGCGTTTTGCACGTTGTCACGGGATTTTGGCAAGATCGGCCTGAAGGCATCGCTCGCCCCTGCGATTCACTATGCGGAGGCTGGTGTGCCAGTTGCACCGCGCGTTGCCTTTGACTGGAACCTGCTGCAAGGCGATCTGCAGGGCGTTGCGCGTGACCAGTACCTGATTGACGATAAAGCCCCTGTCGCTGGACAGATGTTCCGATCGCCACAGCAAGCAGAGGTGTTGCGCCGTATCGCGATGGACGGTCGTGAAGGGTTCTACGAAGGCGAAGTGGCCGAAGATATGGTCGCATCGCTGAACGCTTTGGGTGGCACGCATACGCTGGACGATTTCGCCGCTGTTTCAAGCGATTACACTGATCCGATTGGGGGCGGCTATGGCGGGCTTGATCTGTATGAGCATCCACCCAACGGCCAAGGCGCGACTGCGATCCTGATCCTGAACATCCTCAAGCATTTCGATCTGAAAGCGATGGAACCGCTGGGTGCGCTACGGGCCCATATCGAAGCGGAAGCCACAAAATTGGCCTATGACACACGCAACCGCGTGATTGCCGATCCGGATCACACCGCGCGATTGGCGCACATGTTGTCGCCGGATACAGCAGCAAAACTGGCCTCGCTGATTGATCCCAAGCGTGCCCTGCCCGCGTCATTGCCCGGCGCCGAGGCCGTCCACAAAGATACCGTTTACATCACCGTCGTCGATAAGGACCGGATGTCTGTGTCGTTGATCTATTCGATCTTCCACGGGTTTGGATCGGGGCTTGCGTCCGACAAGTTCGGGATCTTGTTCCAGAACCGCGGTGCGGGGTTCACATTGGACGAAGGGCATCCGAACGAAGCGTTGGGCGGCAAACGTCCGATGCATACGATCATTCCGGGGCTGCTGTGTCGCAATGGCAAACCATACATGCCGTTTGGCGTGATGGGTGGGGCCTATCAGCCTACGGGTCATGCGCGTTTTATTAGCAACATGCGCGATTACGGGATGGATATGCAGGCCGCGATGGACGCGCCGCGTTGTTTTGCCGAAGCTGGCGAATTGCGGATGGAAAGCACCTATGGCGATGCGGTCAGGCAGGAATTGACCGATATGGGCCACGTTGTCGTCACGCCACCGGGTCCGATGGGCGGATCGCAAGCCATCGCGATCCACGACAGCGGTGTTTTGGAAGGGGCAAGCGACCCCAGAAAAGATGGGATCGCCTTAGGATATTGA
- a CDS encoding acetyl-CoA C-acyltransferase: MENVVITGAARTAMGGFQGDFADVDAATLGGAAIKAAVAQSGAVIDEVLMGCVLPAGQGQAPARQAAYKGGLTDNVPATTLNKMCGSGMKAAMMAFDQIALGGADHVVAGGMESMTNAPYLLPKMRAGARIGHQGVIDSMFLDGLEDAYDKGRLMGTFAEDCADKFKFSRADQDDYALQSLANAIKAQQSGAFADEITPVTFETRRGSVMIGEDEQPAKARPEKIPTLKPAFRKDGSVTAANASSISDGAAALVLSAQSKAAGPVRAIIKGHASHGQAPGWFTTAPIPAAQKLMHRIGWTTDDVDLWEVNEAFAVVPMAFMHDLGIPRDKINVNGGACALGHPIGASGARIIVTLLNALEKRNLKRGIAAICIGGGEGTAIAIERP, from the coding sequence ATGGAAAACGTGGTCATCACAGGGGCGGCACGTACTGCCATGGGCGGATTTCAGGGGGATTTCGCAGATGTCGATGCAGCCACATTGGGTGGTGCGGCGATCAAGGCGGCGGTTGCGCAGTCAGGCGCAGTCATTGACGAGGTCCTGATGGGCTGTGTGCTACCGGCTGGACAAGGGCAAGCGCCTGCACGTCAGGCGGCGTACAAGGGCGGTTTGACGGATAACGTCCCCGCGACGACGCTGAACAAAATGTGCGGGTCCGGCATGAAAGCGGCGATGATGGCCTTTGATCAGATCGCACTTGGCGGCGCCGATCACGTGGTCGCAGGGGGCATGGAAAGCATGACCAACGCGCCGTATTTGCTTCCGAAAATGCGGGCAGGGGCGCGGATCGGCCACCAAGGCGTGATCGACAGCATGTTCCTCGATGGTCTCGAAGACGCCTACGATAAAGGACGCCTGATGGGCACTTTCGCCGAGGATTGCGCCGATAAATTCAAATTCTCGCGGGCCGACCAGGATGATTACGCCCTGCAATCGCTCGCCAACGCAATCAAAGCGCAGCAAAGCGGGGCCTTCGCGGACGAAATCACACCTGTCACGTTTGAAACGCGGCGTGGCAGTGTGATGATTGGCGAAGACGAACAACCAGCCAAAGCGCGGCCCGAAAAGATCCCGACGCTCAAGCCTGCATTCCGTAAAGACGGCAGTGTCACAGCAGCCAACGCATCGTCCATTTCGGACGGCGCTGCTGCCCTCGTGCTGTCCGCGCAAAGCAAAGCTGCGGGTCCGGTGCGTGCCATCATCAAAGGCCATGCCAGCCACGGCCAAGCCCCCGGTTGGTTCACGACCGCTCCCATTCCGGCCGCGCAAAAACTGATGCACCGGATCGGTTGGACGACAGACGACGTCGATCTGTGGGAAGTTAACGAAGCCTTTGCGGTTGTGCCCATGGCCTTCATGCATGACCTCGGTATTCCGCGCGACAAAATCAACGTAAACGGCGGGGCCTGCGCATTGGGGCACCCGATTGGGGCGTCTGGGGCGCGGATCATCGTCACGCTTCTCAACGCGCTCGAAAAACGGAACCTCAAACGCGGGATCGCTGCGATATGCATCGGTGGCGGCGAAGGCACAGCAATCGCAATCGAACGTCCCTAA
- a CDS encoding helix-turn-helix domain-containing protein — MKHDIPPDAQTLGADLRALRKARGMTLIALADALSKSVGWLSQVERDLSEPTVADLRAMAKVLDVSVSSLFRTASAPGEEGLIVRADARRPIGSRVAGSTEQLLSPDLTDDFEMIHSVFEPHAALLEPATRPTQEVGYIVSGNFDLWLDDTLFHLTAGDSFRIRGHQYRWANPHDEPCVVIWVIAPPIY, encoded by the coding sequence ATGAAGCACGACATCCCCCCTGATGCACAAACACTTGGTGCCGACCTGCGTGCATTGCGCAAGGCGCGCGGGATGACGTTGATCGCCTTGGCTGACGCTCTGTCCAAGTCTGTTGGCTGGCTTAGTCAGGTCGAACGCGACCTGTCCGAACCGACCGTTGCCGATCTACGTGCAATGGCAAAGGTGCTGGACGTGTCGGTCTCAAGTCTATTCCGCACAGCATCTGCGCCCGGCGAAGAAGGGCTGATCGTCCGTGCCGATGCGCGTAGACCCATTGGATCGCGCGTCGCCGGATCGACCGAACAACTACTCTCGCCCGACCTGACCGATGATTTCGAAATGATCCATTCGGTCTTTGAACCCCACGCCGCCCTGCTTGAGCCCGCGACACGCCCAACCCAAGAGGTCGGTTATATCGTGTCGGGCAACTTCGACCTCTGGCTCGACGACACGCTTTTTCACCTGACCGCTGGCGATAGTTTTCGCATTCGCGGTCATCAGTACCGCTGGGCAAACCCGCATGACGAACCTTGTGTCGTCATCTGGGTCATCGCTCCGCCAATCTATTAA